TAAAGAGTTTATATTAATAGGAAATGATagacttaattatttaaattaatattctaacatattaTAATTggattttgtaagttttttcattttagtAAAAAGAGTTtggaatttgatagaattccaTGTAGAgtaatagaaaacaaaaatgagtgGTTGGCATAATATTGTTGGGCGCGAGCACATAGACTTAGGGTGGTGAATTAAGTGTAAGTTTAGAAGTGGTGGAGTATTATGCGATCGAAGCTTGTATAAAGGGGATGAGGAGGTTTCTTGAGCTTCTAGAAAAATAGGGAAATGGGATTTAAGAGAATGCTTTAGTTTGTGGGAAGAGTTTTCCCAGTAGTTTTTACGGTTGGAAACTTGATGGATTCCACATGTTTCTGAGTTAATCCGTATATTAGCATTGCATTAGTGCCAATAGATACCTCGTAGTGTTTGATGAGTGGTCTCCATGGAAACCTAGGCCTTTTAGTGGCTACTGCAATAGCATGTTCTGACTTGAAAAGTCAATAAGTTTGGTGTTTTGGAGTTAAAACAATGGTTGCCATTTTGAGGTTTAAATCTAATGAATTAATTGTGTGACCAGACGTATCTATTGTCTTTATTTGTAAATCCATCCTATGGGGTTCTGTGAGAGTCCTGTTTCTGATATGCACTCTGCATGACATTTTGTATCAGGCTTTAGTTGAGTTGAGAAGGGATGAATTAATATTGCTCACTCTCCTTGTTATGGGATAAACAAAATACTTATTCCAAATGCTTTGGTCTATACTTATTCCAAACACTTGTTCTTCATATGAACAAAGTTGACGCTGAAATAAACAAGTGATTGTAAAGAGGCTGATAATTGACTTAATAGTCTTATGATATCCACAATCTGAGAGCATCATGTTCACTTGCCTGTAGCTTCTTTCTGCGGTCAACTGTTGGCTTAAGTGCATGTGGCTAGATCCTTATAATCAAACAGATCATCCAGAATGCAAGTCTCGGCCAGATGGTGGTCTTTCTGCAATCACTGAACTTGATCCGGGTTATATAACGGGTCTGTCATTAAATTCTTTTACATTGTCTTCTTCTGTTTGGTGAGGTTTAAATCTACATAGGCTATTTTAATCATTGTTTACTTTGCTTCTGTTGAtatcacatgcttaattaaTGTTTGTTGCTTCATGGTCTCCAGGTCCTCTCTCTTCAGTATGGAAAGAGTGGATTAAGTGGTGTATTGAGTTTGGTATAGAGGCCAACGCTATCATTGCTGTCCCATATGATTGGAGATTGTCACCATCAATGCTTGAGGAGCGAGACCTTTACTTCCACAAGCTAAAGTTTGTATATAACCTAATTTTCTCTACTACCTTCTAGTATTACCTCATGAATACTAATAATTCTGAAAATGTCAAATCATGGTGAATTTTCTGTTATGAATAGTTCTTGGGTGAAGTTCATTTACTGGTTAATTTTGGGATTGTGAGATGTTCCAAATTTCGTTGTTTATTTTGCAGATTGACTTTTGAAACTACCCTTAAGCTTCATGGAGGTCCCTCAATTGTCTATGGCCATTCGATGGGCAATCAGGTGTTTCGTTATTTTTTGGAGTGGTTAAAGCTAGAAATTGCACCAAAACATTATATCCAGTGGCTGGATGAACACATTCATGCCTATTTTGCTGTTGGTAGAATTGCTTTGATCCAAAATCTATATACTTCAAAAGTCTAGTTTCTTGGGAAGGTGATGatgatattttcttcttcttattttgttttgttgattcCAGGATCTCCTCTTCTTGGTTCAATTCAGACAGTGAAAGCAACACTTTCTGGAGATACATTTGGTCTTCCTGTTTCTGAGGTTACCTCTTTACTTCCACATATTGAGATTCCTCAAAATATTATATTCTTAGTAGTGCTTTTGTTTGTCAAGCTGTCTAACTTGTCCCATATGTAATTATCTTTTCTTCCTagtaaattaataatttgttaGCATGATCTTCTTCACTGCCTCATACTTCCAAAATATAAGTTCCTCTAATGCCTTGTTAAAGGTTAAATCATCTAGCAACGTGTACAGGTAGTCTAGTCTAAGTAACTCAATTTACTGAACTCTTCTTCTTGATGAAATTGGATAACGAAGCTAACATCATCCGcattcaataatttttattgacatGGTGCTTGGTTACCATATTGGACTAGAGCACCTGTTCTTACATGCTTACTGTATGTCTTTGCAAGTTATCAGGGGACAGCTCGATTGTTGATCAATTCATTTGCTTCTTCATTATGGATGTTGCCCTTTTCAAAGTATTGTAGGGCAGATAATGCATATAGGAGGCATTTCTATGGGGAGAGTAGGCATGGTTATCAAATATATCACTGTGAAGATGAGGAATTTCGGTCAAACTTCTCTGGGTTTCCAACAAATATAATCAATATCGAAATTCCTTCAACCCGTGGTAAAACTCTTGAGACTGATGCATTTCTCATTGGGACGACATTGTTACCATTCTCACATGCTTCCTATGTCTTTTATTAGCAGGATTTGATGCATATCCATCAGTTGCAGAAGTAGCTGAGACCAACTTGTCTAACGCGGAATGTGGGTTGCCTACTCAGTTATCCTTCTCTGCTCGTGAAATTGCAGATGGTACCGTTTTCAAAGCAATAGAGGATTATGATCCGGATAGCAAGAGGCTCTTGTACCAATTAAAGAAGTGGGTATTGTCTTACTAATCACCAACAAAACCTTTGGCTCTCAATATGTGGGCTTTCTTCATAGAATGCCAAATTATTATGACATCTCCAGTCGTTCTGCCCTGCTAGGAGTGAAATTTAATCTACTTAACCTCGAATCATCTTCATGTCAACCTATCtagatttcattttctttaattgcCACTATAGAAACTTTGCTTTTGCttcaaaaagtattattatGCTTTTGAGGTAGTTATATCAAACGTCTGTATCCATGTTGATAATTGCCACTAGTGTGTGTTCTTGTCACTCAGGTTTCAAGACACCTACAAATGCCAATTAAAAAATGAGATTGTTTCCTATATGATGTTCTTGAAACTTCTGTAAGTGGTGGATTTACATAAATTAGCCCACCTTGGATGGAAGAGTTTTAGTACCTTGATTTCCCTTCGAAAAAAAATGTGCTTAAGTGGCAGCTGCTGCTGAGTACATGTCTATGATTTTAGGTGTGGTTTCTACTTCGCTGATGTCCTTTCAGTATCTGTAATTGTAATCAGTTCTCATTGGTTGCCGGTTCATTTATACTAAATGCTTTACTGATGTAAAATTTCTAGTGCTAGATTTGTTTTCCttctttgttgtttgttttgttttgtttatttcaatgtttaaatttgtttaagcAAAAAGGTTCTTTgctttcttgctttttttttttttatttttattattattattattatttaaagccAGAAGCTTATAATGTTGTGTATTTCAGGTCATATCATGATGATCCCATTTTAAATCCGCTTACACCTTGGGACAGACCACCTATAAAAAATATCTTTTGTATCTATGGAATAGATATGAAGACTGAGGTAAATTTGCATTCTTCATTCTTCATACTTCTATATTTCTTAAAACAAAATCACAtactctttcatttttataaagaaaagtGCCTGCAAATTTAGAGAGTACAACTTAAACCACGAGGTAGATTTGCTTCTTGCCCTTCGCTATTCTAAGATCAATagtgaatattttattagtttctTGATAAGTGCTTGTGTTTTCCTTTTAGCTGAGATAATTAGAGATTGTGTATTGCATCACAATTTCTCTGGTAATTTCACAGTATTCAGTGGTTATTTTTTATCTCCActttgtttagttttggtgcCATTCTGGACAGCTAATAAGCTATATGCACCCTAAGATAATTCTttctacttattaaaaaaaaaagaagataattcTTTCTTATGAATGGGGGTTTGTAGGTGCCTGTTATACTTTTAGCTGGTAATTGGTTATGCTGAATGATAGTTTTGGTATCTTGGTAATGGAAAAACAGGTTGGCTATTATTTTGCACCGAGTGGCAAGCCTTACCCTGATAATTGGATCATCACTGATGTGATTTTTGAGGATGAAGGATCTTTGTTCTCAAGGTAAGTGTTGTTCATACTAAATTCATAGTCATAgtgaataatatattttgtggCAAGTGGTAGAATTCTCCTAGGTTATCATATTAAACTATGTTCAAAAGGAATGAGCTTATTGGCTTATTTggaactctctctctttctctctctgtttgcATGTTGGTGGGTGTCTTTTTGTTGATTAAAAAGTTATGTATAGTTTCCAGATTTTATTAGGCTTATGAGATGAGATATTTACAATAATTGCAGTGCACATGTTTGACAGTGATactcacttatcaaaaaaaacagTGATACTCTGCAAAAAGTGAGTGTTGACTGCCTTAGCCTGAAAAAAACTGCCTGTGGACTCTTGAAAGCTTAGTAAGAGCACTCTCAGTAGCTTCTCTAAAGCATGTTtccttccctaaatataggtaaaatctaaaaaaagtcacaaaaaaacAACACGCAACAGATACCATATACCTTCCCTAAACATTGGGCatgctacagtgctacccaatccATTAGATAATACTTTAGCTTTCCTATTCattattttaacacaaaatatttatctctccTCTCTTTGTCTTTCATTGGTGACtgtgttgaaattttgtaaaaatgtgAAGGTAGGTAGAgagcttgtattttgtaaagaaataatattttaaaagtataaagaaagatAAGGGAAGCTATTGTGAAGTGTATTTTGATAGAGatataaaaagtagttttgttcattaaattaggaaaaatcaaagagaagctgCTGAGAGTGCTTAACATTGACTGAAGAGTGACTGTTACTCTGCTCATTATAAGGTTGCAAAGATGGGAATTTTACCAATTTTGATGTAATGAGATTGGTATGTTACTTGAGTGTATAGATAATATTGTATGTCCCTGCTGCTCCTGATCCTTGTGGACATGTGGTGTTGACTGTTGATCTTGTATGTCAGGTCTATTACTTGTAGTGCATTTGACAACTTCAGAGAATGATACCTCATTCAGTTTGTAAAAGATTCAAGCATGTGCTCCTGTGTATCTGGGGGCGctttacacttttaatgatattttgattacttatataaaaaaaaagagtataggCATTAAGCATGACTAATTTGTGGTGTCGATCCTCTATTAGTGGGAATGCTTTAAAAAGTGGAAGCAAGCAGTCACATACAaaacacctctctctctctctctcaggatAGGGGACGGGGagaaactgaaaataaaaatattgcaaACACCCACCTTTGTTAAGTGTTGAATTGGGTAAAGAGAAGCAAATGTCATACCTTGAATATCAATTAAGTAGCCGGGGGCCATGGTTATAAAAGcttcttttgttatttgttaaaaatagtgtttacattaaaaacaaaaatctccaGGCCCTTTAAGGACACAAAATTTAGAATCTCCCTATTTGTGTGAGCATACAAAAAACTGGCTTCTATTATAAGAGATCAGATTATGTTAATCTTCTCATGCAGAAAAGTAAACTTCTGCAAAAATCAGAATAATAGGGTCCATTATAGGGAATAGATAGATTTAGTAATCTGCGCACTAACATCATCCTAATTTTGTCCCCCTTAAGTTAAGTTTCTGGCCTTGCCCCTGAATTAACCACCATTTGTTTATCTGTTGTTTTGTCTTTTGCATGTGACTTGAAGAAAATGACTTTTCTCAGAAAGTTCAATGTAATCTCTTCTTGGCTAACGGCATGCTCTTCAGCatgtctttttgctttttgtcatgCTATTAGTAGCCTCAGCTAAGCTTTCCATGGCTGATTGGCTGGTCTCCAAAATTTTAGTCAGGCTGATTGTATGCAGGTTTAAATGCTGTGAGTGTGAtggcttttatttttgtttatttcaatTGTAAAGAGACGTATAGAACTAAATTGGTCTTTCTGGTTCATTTGATAGCTACCTGTACAAGTTCGTTTCCTAAATCTTTTACTAGATGATGTTAATCAATATTCTGATGTTATACTCAACTGCTAGATAATTCGTTATCCTATCATAtgacttttcattttattttattattactattctTTCAGCTCTTTGCTCCATATTTCATGCAGCTCTCTTGTGGACCATTTTATTGTCCTTTGTGGTGTATTAACTCATGCATGAaaggattaattaattaattttcccTGCTTCATCTCTGTGCTCATTTTCACTAGCTTATGCTCATTGTTTTCCCATTTTAGCATCTTCAATAAAGCGCACTGTATATATAGTATTGAAACATATTCtgtcaaaaaaattattcttatggGCTATGTGAAGGGGTGCGAATATGCATGAATTAATTGTGGTGTATTAACTCATgcatgaattaattaattaattagttttccCTGCTTCATCTCTGTGCTCATTTTCACTAGCCTTATGCTCATTGTTTTCCCCTTTTAGCATCTTCAATAAAGCGCACTGTATATATAGTATTGAAACATATTCtgtcaaaaaaattattcttatggGCTATGTGAAGGGGTGCAGATATGTGAATAGATCAGTGCTTCAGTCTCTCTGTAAACTGTAACATATATATTAGCAATATTCATGTAGGTCAGGGGATCTGGTTGAAGGGAATCCAGGTGCTACAAGTGGTGATGAGACGGTAAGCTCATAAGTGCTGTGTAATTGTGGTGTAAATTGTAGAATGTATTTAGATCCCACACTTCAGATCTTTTACTCTTAGataggtgttttctcttgtatacttcatatgtacctcgggcgctttacgcttttaatgatatttcgattatttataaaaataaaaagggaaaaaatataaaaaaagcccCCTGAACTAACAGCCGATTTTAGAATTGCCatctgaattttcaagtgtattaATGTGAttcatcaaactatcaaagtgtgcAGAAAACGGccacttttgtcaaaatattcctataatactcctattctcttaaaaactaaaaaaaaaaaaaaaaaaaatgtaaaatcaatccatgtggttggcctaaattacaaatcgctcactgcggtataaaaaataatcccaaggtcttcaaggtaggcaaaaaataacaatttggtcattgtagtcaaattctgtcaaaataatTAACGGATTCTGTTAAGTGTCaatgtcaacaccaataaaataacatgtgtcactcttactaaaaaaaatatcaatatattaaaaatatacatttataaaactaaatcactATCTACAGTCAAATTTTCATCAAAGCACTTGACGGATTCTGTTAGTGTGCTACGttaatatcaataaaataacGACACGTGTCActgttaataaaatatatatatatatatatatatatatatatatatatatatatatatatatatatatatatatatatatatatatatatatatatatatatatatataaataaaaagttaaaacattaaaaaaatttaattgggaTGGCTGCcaagccaccccttttttttcttttaattaaaaaattttaattttttaagtttttaatgtctgtaactttttagttttatattaatacttttttaaaatttctttatttttttttaaaaatagtttttttattaatttttttcttattttagtttttaatagaCTAaaggtattataggaatatttctaCAAAAGTGGccttttttttcacactttggtagtttgatggttCACATGCACTTGGATGTTCAGGGAGTTATTCtaaaatcggttgttagttCAGGGGGCTTTTTTATGGACCTGTTTGGTAAGTTGTGGAAAATgggatgttttatttgaatagtagtaataaatgattgatgtgatatagaatttgagaatgttttatagaaaagtgaaaaagttttgttttgtagtgagtttttttatttgaatagtaataaaaaattattgatgtgatgtaaaaagtgtaaaaaagttggaatgtttttgatttgatttttttgggagaagtgaaatggaaattgaaatggtttggattggttaccaaacagctcctatattttttcctaaaaataatataaccacgtcattttatttttgaaattgcatACAACAGTACTGTAGCTTCCAATGAAAACAAATACTTCTTTACAGGTACCATACCATTCCCTCTCTTGGTGCAAGAATTGGCTTGGATCACAAGTGAACATAACAAGGGCTCCTCAGGTATTCCTAGTCATTGAGTGGTTGGTGTCAAACTGCATTAAGTGTATGCGATTgcattatacatatatagtatatgcTTATGCATTGTGTATGCAGTTGCTTTATATGCATGTATTATACCTACGCATTTGAAAATCCTGTTATTGTTTAGATTAGTTGGGAAGACTTAATTATGGCAATATAGATGGCATGGtgcttgttttttctttttcctcatcaacaacaagggaaaggggagggggaagattacaacaaataaaaacataaaaaaatggaTGACCAACCAAACAATAAGCTCCAATACAACCATAACAAtgcataaaaacataaaaaaggaaatggaCCAAATGAATGGCCTGGCCCTATAGATTCTTGACACAAACACCAAGAAAATTGGCCACTAGTGAGGGCAGTTTGAGAAGGCAAACCAGAGACGGAACTGCCTGGACAACAACCACTACAACTGCACACCGAAATGAGAACTACATCAGCAAAAGGGGCACTATTGGTGGTCAGATCAAAGCCTCCAACGGGCAGCACCATCATGGTGTCCGGTGAAGGGGGGGTACCTTGCAAAGATGGCTTGGTGGACACCTCAAATGGATCTGCAACTAGATATGGAGTTTTCCATTGGCAAAAACAAGGTACCAACTATGGAGATCCAGTGTGGAAGAGAGGGGAAGCCAAAGACCAAGCACGTGGACCTAAAAGGAGAGAAAGAGGCGGTGGCATGTGGCGTTCACGCATGGTGGCAGAGAAGGTCGGAGATGAAGACAGGATGGCACGTGTGCGGTGTAGAGAAAATAGGCGCAGTAGATCTGACTTCCAAGTTGcagacaaaagaaaaggaagagagaaaagaaaaaagaaacaagcagaaaaggaaaggagaagGAGGTAGCTCCTCCCTCATCTCTGGACAGTTTCCAATAGAGAAAATGAAGAGGAAAAACTCAGAAAAACTCTAGGGGGCGTGGGGGGTGTGACAAGCTCTCCGGACATGTTATCAAATGCCTTCAAGAATCTAGTTGATACTAGGAAATTGGTGATGTCAGATATCTTAATAGTACTTTTTGATGCCATGGTGTATGTTGTTAGATGTAAAATCTGGGTCTTAGTTGGGGCTTCTACCATGTTTTTGCCTTTGTTGCATCAATAATGATCGAGtactttttacttttcctaATCAATACTGCTAGTGTAGTTAGTAGGGTCAAACATA
The Alnus glutinosa chromosome 14, dhAlnGlut1.1, whole genome shotgun sequence genome window above contains:
- the LOC133857603 gene encoding phospholipid--sterol O-acyltransferase isoform X1, with the translated sequence MKARMTTGAAALLLVLVLLHGSAASGGDFGGDYSKLSGIIIPGYASTQLRAWSVLDCPYSPLDFNPLDLVWLDTTKLLSAVNCWLKCMWLDPYNQTDHPECKSRPDGGLSAITELDPGYITGPLSSVWKEWIKWCIEFGIEANAIIAVPYDWRLSPSMLEERDLYFHKLKLTFETTLKLHGGPSIVYGHSMGNQVFRYFLEWLKLEIAPKHYIQWLDEHIHAYFAVGSPLLGSIQTVKATLSGDTFGLPVSEGTARLLINSFASSLWMLPFSKYCRADNAYRRHFYGESRHGYQIYHCEDEEFRSNFSGFPTNIINIEIPSTRAGFDAYPSVAEVAETNLSNAECGLPTQLSFSAREIADGTVFKAIEDYDPDSKRLLYQLKKSYHDDPILNPLTPWDRPPIKNIFCIYGIDMKTEVGYYFAPSGKPYPDNWIITDVIFEDEGSLFSRSGDLVEGNPGATSGDETVPYHSLSWCKNWLGSQVNITRAPQSEHDGSDIQVEFNVEHHEGEDIVPNMTKSPRVKYITYYEDSKSITGKRTAVWEIDKANHRNIVRSPVLMREVWLQMWHDIHSDAQSSFVTKAKRGPLRDEDCYWDYGKARCGLAEYCEYRYLFGDVHLGQSCRLKISSVDLLLHYL
- the LOC133857603 gene encoding phospholipid--sterol O-acyltransferase isoform X3; this translates as MKARMTTGAAALLLVLVLLHGSAASGGDFGGDYSKLSGIIIPGYASTQLRAWSVLDCPYSPLDFNPLDLVWLDTTKLLSAVNCWLKCMWLDPYNQTDHPECKSRPDGGLSAITELDPGYITGPLSSVWKEWIKWCIEFGIEANAIIAVPYDWRLSPSMLEERDLYFHKLKLTFETTLKLHGGPSIVYGHSMGNQVFRYFLEWLKLEIAPKHYIQWLDEHIHAYFAVGSPLLGSIQTVKATLSGDTFGLPVSEGTARLLINSFASSLWMLPFSKYCRADNAYRRHFYGESRHGYQIYHCEDEEFRSNFSGFPTNIINIEIPSTRAGFDAYPSVAEVAETNLSNAECGLPTQLSFSAREIADGTVFKAIEDYDPDSKRLLYQLKKSYHDDPILNPLTPWDRPPIKNIFCIYGIDMKTEVGYYFAPSGKPYPDNWIITDVIFEDEGSLFSRSGDLVEGNPGATSGDETVPYHSLSWCKNWLGSQVNITRAPQSEHDGSDIQVEFNVEHHEGEDIVPNMTKSPRVKYITYYEDSKSITGKRTAVWEIDKGTL
- the LOC133857603 gene encoding phospholipid--sterol O-acyltransferase isoform X2; this translates as MKARMTTGAAALLLVLVLLHGSAASGGDFGGDYSKLSGIIIPGYASTQLRAWSVLDCPYSPLDFNPLDLVWLDTTKLLSAVNCWLKCMWLDPYNQTDHPECKSRPDGGLSAITELDPGYITGPLSSVWKEWIKWCIEFGIEANAIIAVPYDWRLSPSMLEERDLYFHKLKLTFETTLKLHGGPSIVYGHSMGNQVFRYFLEWLKLEIAPKHYIQWLDEHIHAYFAVGSPLLGSIQTVKATLSGDTFGLPVSEGTARLLINSFASSLWMLPFSKYCRADNAYRRHFYGESRHGYQIYHCEDEEFRSNFSGFPTNIINIEIPSTRGFDAYPSVAEVAETNLSNAECGLPTQLSFSAREIADGTVFKAIEDYDPDSKRLLYQLKKSYHDDPILNPLTPWDRPPIKNIFCIYGIDMKTEVGYYFAPSGKPYPDNWIITDVIFEDEGSLFSRSGDLVEGNPGATSGDETVPYHSLSWCKNWLGSQVNITRAPQSEHDGSDIQVEFNVEHHEGEDIVPNMTKSPRVKYITYYEDSKSITGKRTAVWEIDKANHRNIVRSPVLMREVWLQMWHDIHSDAQSSFVTKAKRGPLRDEDCYWDYGKARCGLAEYCEYRYLFGDVHLGQSCRLKISSVDLLLHYL